One segment of Erigeron canadensis isolate Cc75 chromosome 2, C_canadensis_v1, whole genome shotgun sequence DNA contains the following:
- the LOC122588051 gene encoding uncharacterized protein LOC122588051, whose amino-acid sequence MRKELFMRIANDITSFSPVGDEPVPRRFVELRNQRVDARGKLSFSTIQRCTSAIRQLAYDNVADSLDEYLQIGEQTSRDVLDAFCKCVFDLYREECPKAWQGQFTRGDKGVPTIMLEAVASYDLWIWHAFFRTAGSNNDINILNQSHLFREIVEDTAPDTSFTVNGTDYQKGYYLADGIYPE is encoded by the exons ATGCGAAAAGAGTTGTTCATGCGTATAGCTAACGATATCACTTCTTTCTCCCCAGTTGGTGATGAGCCTGTGCCTCGTCGTTTTGTTGAGCTTCGAAACCAGCGTGTAGATGCAAGAGGTAAACTCAGTTTTTCTACAATTCAAAGGTGTACATCCGCGATACGTCAGCTGGCGTATGACAACGTGGCCGATTCACTTGATGAGTATCTACAAATAGGTGAACAAACTTCCAGAGACGTGCTTGATGCTTTTTGTAAGTGTGTGTTTGACCTTTACAGAGAAGA GTGTCCAAAAGCATGGCAAGGCCAGTTCACTCGAGGTGATAAAGGGGTACCAACcatcatgcttgaagcggttgcatcgtacgatttatggatttggcATGCATTTTTTAGAACGGCGGGTTCAAACAATGACATAAACATACTCAATCAATCACATTTGTTTAGGGAAATCGTTGAGGATACGGCTCCGGATACTTCATTTACGGTTAACGGAACCGATTACCAGAAGGGGTACTATCTAGCCGATGGTATTTATCCTGAGTGA